A stretch of the Bradyrhizobium arachidis genome encodes the following:
- the scpB gene encoding SMC-Scp complex subunit ScpB: MALAEVRVEEVEPMDNEPQARPEELRLLEALLFASSEPLDTATLAKRMPDGVDVKAALAQLQAEYAARGVNLVRVANKWTFRTAGDLAWLMTRESTETRRLSRAAIEVLAIIAYHQPVTRAEIEEIRGVVTSKGTLDVLLETGWIKPRGRRKTPGRPLTFGTTETFLSQFTLEQLTDLPGLEELKGTGLLDSRLPTGFSVPTPSDDPELREDEDPLEPGDDLDLALAPAVEPETSDGGEEGGEG; encoded by the coding sequence ATGGCCTTGGCGGAAGTTCGGGTTGAAGAGGTCGAGCCGATGGACAACGAGCCGCAGGCACGTCCCGAAGAGTTGAGGCTTCTCGAAGCGCTGCTGTTTGCGTCGAGCGAACCGCTGGATACCGCGACGCTTGCCAAGCGGATGCCTGACGGCGTCGATGTGAAGGCCGCCCTTGCGCAGTTGCAGGCCGAATACGCCGCGCGCGGCGTCAACCTCGTGCGCGTCGCCAACAAATGGACCTTCCGCACCGCCGGCGATCTCGCCTGGCTGATGACGCGCGAGAGCACCGAGACCCGCCGCCTGTCGCGTGCGGCGATCGAGGTGCTGGCGATCATCGCCTACCATCAGCCGGTGACGCGCGCCGAGATCGAGGAGATCCGTGGCGTCGTGACCTCGAAGGGCACCCTGGACGTGCTGCTGGAGACCGGCTGGATCAAGCCGCGCGGCCGTCGCAAGACGCCGGGCCGGCCGCTCACCTTCGGCACCACCGAGACCTTCCTGTCGCAGTTCACGCTGGAACAGCTCACCGACCTGCCGGGCCTCGAGGAACTGAAGGGCACTGGCCTGTTGGATTCCCGGCTTCCCACCGGCTTCAGCGTGCCGACGCCGTCGGACGACCCGGAGCTGCGCGAGGACGAGGATCCGCTGGAACCGGGCGACGACCTCGACCTGGCGCTCGCGCCTGCGGTCGAGCCGGAGACGTC
- a CDS encoding ScpA family protein, with protein sequence MTAEILSFETGRPAELAEGEPALVVDVEGYEGPLDLLLALARQQKVDLAKISILALADQYLHFIEAARKIRLELAADYLVMAAWLAFLKSRLLLPEPPSAEGPSAEEMATALANRLRRLEAIREAANRLMNRQQLLRDIFPRGEPEAIAEIKHPKYTATLYDLLTAYAAQRQSRVLASVHLAKRTVWSLAEARASLERLVGGITESEDWGCLDDYLMRYVADPTQRATVFASSFAAALELVREGQLELNQKEAFAPLYFRKGRHQPVPDAVPAPDAPVS encoded by the coding sequence ATGACCGCAGAAATCCTATCGTTTGAAACCGGGCGGCCCGCCGAGCTCGCCGAGGGCGAACCGGCGCTGGTCGTCGATGTCGAGGGCTATGAGGGCCCGCTCGACTTGCTGCTCGCGCTGGCGCGGCAGCAGAAGGTCGATCTCGCCAAAATCTCGATCCTGGCGCTCGCCGACCAGTATCTGCACTTCATCGAAGCCGCGCGAAAAATCCGGCTTGAGCTTGCGGCCGACTATCTGGTGATGGCGGCCTGGCTCGCCTTCCTCAAGTCGCGTCTCCTCCTGCCGGAGCCGCCGAGCGCGGAGGGGCCGAGTGCGGAAGAGATGGCGACTGCGCTTGCCAACCGCCTGCGCCGCCTAGAGGCCATTCGCGAAGCCGCCAACCGGCTGATGAACCGGCAGCAATTGCTGCGCGACATCTTTCCGCGCGGCGAGCCCGAAGCCATCGCCGAGATCAAGCATCCCAAATACACGGCAACGCTCTACGACCTGCTCACAGCCTACGCCGCGCAGCGGCAGTCGCGCGTGCTGGCGAGCGTGCATCTGGCCAAGCGCACGGTGTGGTCGCTCGCCGAGGCGCGTGCGTCGCTGGAGCGGCTGGTTGGCGGCATCACTGAATCGGAAGATTGGGGCTGCCTCGACGATTACCTGATGCGCTACGTCGCCGACCCCACGCAGCGCGCCACCGTGTTTGCCTCGAGCTTCGCCGCCGCACTCGAACTCGTGCGGGAAGGCCAGTTGGAGCTGAACCAGAAAGAGGCGTTTGCCCCCCTCTATTTCCGGAAGGGGCGGCATCAACCGGTGCCAGACGCAGTTCCTGCGCCTGACGCGCCGGTGAGTTAA
- the nagZ gene encoding beta-N-acetylhexosaminidase: MTTRAFITGVSGPELTADERAFIRAERPWGFILFKRNVVTPAQVAALVAELRDAAGAPDVPVLIDQEGGRVQRLGPPHWPVYPSGAVFSTLYDRDSALGLKAARLSARLIAADLADLGITVDCLPLADVPVAGADAVIGNRAYGTEPAKVAAIARAVTEGLEQGGVLPVLKHIPGHGRATADTHFKLPTVDTSRDELMRTDFAAFQPLSDLPMAMTAHVVFSAVDPAHPATTSATMIEQVIRGAIGFQGLLMSDDVSMNALAGTIAERTRAIVSAGCDMVLHCNGNIDEMRDVASQTPELTGEALERANRALAARKAPHPVDRVAARTELDALIARANTATA; the protein is encoded by the coding sequence ATGACCACGCGGGCCTTCATTACCGGCGTATCCGGACCCGAATTGACCGCCGACGAGCGGGCGTTCATTCGTGCCGAACGTCCTTGGGGCTTTATCCTCTTCAAGAGGAATGTCGTAACCCCGGCTCAAGTGGCTGCCCTTGTTGCCGAATTGCGCGATGCCGCAGGTGCCCCCGACGTGCCCGTCCTGATCGACCAGGAGGGCGGGCGGGTGCAGCGCCTCGGGCCGCCGCATTGGCCGGTCTACCCGTCGGGCGCCGTTTTCTCGACTCTGTACGACCGTGATTCGGCCTTGGGCCTGAAAGCGGCGCGGCTCAGCGCACGGCTGATCGCGGCCGATCTGGCCGATCTCGGCATCACCGTCGATTGCCTGCCGCTGGCGGATGTCCCGGTGGCGGGCGCCGACGCCGTGATCGGCAACCGCGCCTATGGAACGGAGCCCGCAAAAGTCGCGGCCATCGCGCGCGCCGTGACCGAAGGGTTGGAACAGGGTGGCGTGCTGCCGGTTCTCAAGCACATTCCCGGCCACGGAAGGGCAACGGCAGACACCCATTTCAAGCTGCCAACCGTCGATACGTCCCGGGACGAGCTGATGCGGACCGATTTTGCGGCGTTCCAGCCGCTGTCGGACCTGCCGATGGCCATGACTGCACATGTTGTGTTTAGCGCGGTCGACCCCGCCCATCCGGCGACGACATCTGCGACAATGATCGAGCAGGTGATTCGCGGCGCGATTGGGTTCCAGGGTTTGTTGATGAGTGATGACGTGTCCATGAATGCACTGGCGGGAACCATTGCCGAGCGGACCCGGGCCATCGTTTCGGCCGGCTGCGACATGGTCCTGCATTGCAACGGTAATATCGACGAGATGCGTGACGTCGCGAGCCAAACGCCGGAACTGACCGGAGAGGCGCTGGAGCGGGCCAATCGGGCGCTCGCAGCGCGCAAGGCTCCGCACCCCGTCGACCGGGTCGCCGCTCGCACCGAACTTGACGCATTGATCGCAAGAGCGAACACGGCAACCGCATGA
- a CDS encoding SPOR domain-containing protein: MADRYQNRPLPSDDYGRGGDQHGRADNDPLAELARLIGQTDPFGSQTRPAARAPTPPTPEPYQPPAQDHAQDHAQGYAQGYAQAQGYAQDGYAAQDYQDSHEEVPPPPPGPPAWMRRANVQAQPAPAPQHQDYQPAVSPVHPLQRYATQPAAPEPDYHQQSQAYAEQEAQPDPSRYDDALYGQLESGAQDYQRDPSYPDDPYAYQSDYPEDELDEEPPKKHRGGLITVAAILALAVVGTGGAFAYKTYLGSPRSGEPPIIKADNSPTKIVPAPSDSTAKVPDRMVTGDGTEKIVPREEAPIDVNAKSGGPRVVFPPLNQNANPPPVASVSPSAVPPPVAGPAPNNGTLPNNEPRRIRTLAVKGDQTDATTPQGAAASKQAAAPKPAAAPAPAASRNPPTSANASANQPMSLAPQADQPAAPPTRMAATNPTQIAPSAAPESGGGSVLVSIASQDSESAARDAFRVAQGKYASVLGSRSPVIKRVDLSDGKVKYRAMVGPYRTRQEAAQFCTELKAAGGQCFIP; encoded by the coding sequence ATGGCCGATCGATATCAGAACAGACCGTTGCCTTCCGATGACTATGGTCGCGGCGGCGATCAGCATGGGCGGGCGGACAATGATCCCTTGGCCGAGCTTGCGCGCCTGATCGGACAGACCGATCCGTTCGGTAGCCAGACCCGTCCGGCGGCGAGAGCCCCGACACCTCCGACACCAGAACCGTATCAGCCGCCGGCCCAAGACCATGCCCAAGACCATGCCCAAGGCTATGCCCAAGGCTATGCCCAAGCCCAAGGCTATGCGCAGGACGGCTACGCCGCGCAGGACTATCAGGACAGCCACGAAGAGGTGCCACCGCCGCCGCCGGGACCGCCGGCGTGGATGCGGCGTGCCAATGTCCAGGCGCAGCCGGCGCCCGCGCCGCAGCATCAGGATTATCAGCCCGCCGTCAGCCCGGTGCATCCGCTCCAGCGCTATGCCACCCAGCCCGCCGCGCCCGAGCCCGACTACCATCAGCAGTCGCAGGCCTATGCGGAGCAGGAGGCGCAGCCCGATCCGTCGCGTTACGACGATGCGCTGTATGGCCAGCTTGAGTCAGGCGCGCAGGACTATCAGCGCGACCCGTCCTATCCGGACGATCCTTACGCCTATCAGAGCGACTATCCCGAAGACGAGCTCGACGAGGAGCCGCCGAAGAAGCATCGCGGCGGCCTGATTACCGTTGCGGCCATCCTGGCGCTCGCCGTGGTCGGCACCGGCGGCGCCTTCGCCTACAAAACCTATCTGGGATCGCCGCGCAGCGGCGAGCCTCCGATCATCAAGGCCGACAACTCGCCGACCAAGATCGTGCCCGCGCCGAGCGACAGCACGGCCAAGGTGCCGGACCGCATGGTGACTGGTGACGGCACCGAGAAGATCGTGCCGCGCGAGGAAGCGCCGATCGACGTCAACGCCAAGTCCGGCGGTCCGCGCGTCGTGTTCCCGCCGCTGAACCAGAATGCCAATCCGCCGCCAGTCGCGAGCGTCTCGCCGTCCGCCGTGCCGCCACCCGTTGCCGGTCCCGCGCCGAACAACGGCACGCTGCCCAACAACGAGCCGCGCCGTATCCGCACGCTGGCGGTGAAGGGCGACCAGACCGACGCCACCACGCCGCAAGGCGCTGCGGCGTCCAAGCAGGCGGCTGCACCCAAACCCGCGGCCGCGCCTGCGCCGGCTGCATCCCGCAATCCGCCGACCTCGGCCAATGCCAGCGCGAACCAGCCGATGTCGCTGGCGCCGCAGGCTGACCAGCCTGCCGCGCCGCCGACCCGGATGGCCGCGACCAACCCGACGCAGATCGCGCCCAGTGCGGCCCCCGAAAGCGGCGGAGGAAGTGTTCTGGTGTCGATCGCCTCCCAGGACAGCGAGTCCGCGGCGCGCGACGCATTCCGCGTGGCGCAAGGCAAGTACGCCTCTGTGCTCGGATCCCGCTCGCCGGTGATCAAGCGGGTGGATCTCTCCGACGGCAAGGTCAAGTACCGCGCGATGGTCGGGCCGTATCGGACGCGGCAGGAGGCTGCGCAGTTCTGCACGGAGCTGAAGGCGGCCGGCGGGCAGTGCTTTATCCCGTAG
- the argS gene encoding arginine--tRNA ligase, producing MADTSSSLHLFADVLARVHAVCRALAAESGWPEGIDFSRVVVEPPRDATHGDMATNAAMVLSKEAKAKPRDLAEQIAAKLRSDALIDKVDVAGPGFINLTLRPSAWAEALGTVLREGPAYGRLSGRSKVNVEYVSANPTGPMHVGHCRGAVFGDALASLLQFAGHDVTREYYINDAGAQVDVLARSAFLRYREALGEDIGAIPEGLYPGDYLKPVGEALAKEHGDKLCALTEAQWLPTVRAKAIAMMMDEIKDDLAALNIRHDVFFSERSLIESGNNKVAETIAFLQAKGDIYEGRLPPPKGAPVEDWEDREQLLFRATAYGDDVDRPLIKSDKSYTYFASDIAYHKNKFDRGFADMIDVWGADHGGYIKRMQAAVKATTSGTAALDVKIVQLVKLLRNGEPVKMSKRSGDFVTLREVVDEVGKDAVRFMMLYRKNDAVLDFDLAKVIEQSRDNPVFYVQYGHARGHSIFRNARAEVFPELPEEAGARIAWLGESALERLSDTAELDLLKRLAIYPRTLEAAAAAHEPHRIAFYLYDLASEFHALWTKGRDLPYLRFIINNDAQLTKARLAMVQGVVSVLASGLAILGVHAPDEMR from the coding sequence ATGGCCGACACATCCTCATCCCTGCATCTGTTCGCCGACGTGCTCGCGCGCGTGCACGCCGTCTGCCGCGCGCTCGCGGCCGAATCCGGCTGGCCGGAGGGGATCGACTTCTCGCGCGTGGTCGTCGAGCCGCCGCGCGATGCAACCCATGGCGATATGGCGACCAACGCCGCGATGGTGCTTTCGAAAGAGGCAAAGGCAAAACCGCGCGATCTCGCCGAACAGATCGCGGCTAAGCTGCGCAGCGACGCCCTGATCGACAAGGTCGACGTCGCCGGACCCGGCTTCATCAATCTGACGCTCAGGCCGTCGGCCTGGGCGGAGGCGCTCGGCACGGTGCTGCGCGAAGGGCCCGCCTATGGCCGCCTGAGCGGCCGCTCCAAGGTCAACGTCGAATACGTCTCGGCCAACCCGACCGGGCCGATGCATGTCGGCCATTGCCGCGGCGCCGTGTTCGGCGATGCGCTGGCGAGCCTGTTGCAGTTCGCCGGCCACGACGTCACGCGCGAATACTACATCAACGACGCCGGCGCGCAGGTCGACGTGCTCGCGCGCTCCGCCTTCCTCAGGTATCGCGAGGCGCTCGGCGAGGACATCGGTGCGATCCCGGAGGGGCTCTATCCCGGCGACTACCTCAAGCCGGTCGGCGAGGCGCTGGCGAAGGAGCACGGCGACAAGCTCTGCGCGTTGACCGAGGCGCAATGGCTGCCGACGGTTCGCGCCAAGGCGATCGCGATGATGATGGACGAGATCAAGGACGATCTCGCGGCGCTCAACATCCGCCACGACGTCTTCTTCTCCGAACGCTCGCTGATCGAAAGCGGCAACAACAAAGTCGCCGAGACCATCGCGTTCCTGCAAGCCAAGGGCGATATCTACGAAGGCCGCCTGCCGCCGCCGAAGGGCGCGCCGGTCGAGGATTGGGAGGACCGCGAGCAGCTCCTGTTCCGGGCCACCGCCTATGGCGACGACGTCGATCGTCCGCTGATCAAGTCGGACAAGAGCTACACCTACTTCGCCTCCGACATCGCCTACCACAAGAACAAGTTCGATCGCGGCTTTGCCGACATGATCGACGTGTGGGGCGCCGACCATGGCGGCTATATCAAGCGCATGCAGGCGGCCGTAAAGGCGACCACGTCCGGCACGGCCGCGCTCGACGTTAAGATCGTGCAGCTCGTGAAGCTGTTGCGCAACGGCGAGCCGGTGAAGATGTCCAAGCGTTCCGGGGACTTCGTCACCTTGCGTGAGGTGGTGGATGAGGTCGGCAAGGACGCCGTCCGCTTCATGATGCTCTACCGCAAGAACGATGCGGTGCTGGACTTCGACCTCGCAAAAGTCATCGAGCAGTCGCGCGACAATCCGGTATTTTACGTGCAGTACGGCCACGCCCGCGGACATTCGATCTTCCGCAACGCCCGGGCCGAGGTCTTTCCGGAACTCCCGGAGGAGGCGGGCGCACGCATCGCCTGGCTCGGTGAGTCGGCGCTCGAACGGCTGTCTGATACGGCGGAACTTGATCTCTTGAAGCGGCTCGCAATTTATCCGCGGACGCTGGAAGCCGCCGCCGCGGCCCACGAACCGCACCGAATTGCTTTTTATCTCTATGATTTAGCCAGCGAATTTCATGCACTTTGGACGAAGGGGCGCGATTTGCCCTATTTACGCTTCATTATCAATAATGATGCACAGCTTACAAAGGCGCGACTGGCCATGGTCCAGGGCGTCGTCTCGGTCCTGGCATCGGGCCTCGCCATTCTCGGCGTCCATGCCCCGGACGAGATGCGGTAG
- a CDS encoding deoxyguanosinetriphosphate triphosphohydrolase translates to MSVGMAAPRAPYACDPDSSRGRLVAEPPSRTRSPFRRDCDRVIHSTAFRRLKYKTQVFVFHEGDHYRTRLTHSLEVAQIARALARQLGLDEDLTETLALAHDLGHPPFGHAGERALDACLKEFGGFDHNAQTLRVVTSLEHRYPEFDGLNLTWESLEGIVKHNGPLTDRGGAPVGRYREHGVPVGIASYDKTYDLELWSFASLEAQVAAVADDIAYDAHDIDDGLRAGLFRIDDLKIMPLMAEIIGTIDAHYPDLDDDRRGAELVRELISHFIGAVFAEAERNLSAVKPQSAQDVRQQSRALIGFPVAASEEEAAIKAFLYQHMYRHKRVVRVMADAEQILFDLFARYQNSPDHLPPEWLAGAEDENKADRARRIGNFIAGMTDRFALTEHQRLFDLTPDLR, encoded by the coding sequence GTGTCCGTCGGAATGGCTGCCCCCCGCGCGCCCTATGCCTGCGACCCCGATTCCAGCCGCGGCCGGCTGGTCGCGGAGCCGCCGAGCCGGACCCGCAGCCCGTTCCGGCGGGATTGCGACCGGGTGATCCATTCCACCGCCTTCCGCCGCCTGAAGTACAAGACCCAGGTCTTCGTGTTCCACGAGGGCGACCATTACCGGACGCGGCTGACCCATTCGTTGGAGGTTGCCCAGATTGCCCGCGCCCTGGCCCGGCAATTGGGGCTCGACGAAGACCTCACGGAGACCCTCGCGCTCGCCCATGATCTCGGCCATCCGCCGTTCGGCCATGCCGGTGAACGGGCGCTGGACGCCTGCCTCAAGGAGTTTGGCGGCTTCGATCACAACGCCCAGACCCTGCGTGTCGTCACCTCGCTGGAGCATCGCTATCCCGAGTTCGACGGCCTCAACCTGACCTGGGAATCGCTCGAAGGCATCGTCAAGCACAACGGTCCGTTGACGGATCGCGGCGGCGCACCGGTCGGCCGCTATCGCGAGCATGGCGTGCCCGTCGGCATCGCCAGCTACGACAAGACCTACGATCTGGAGCTCTGGAGCTTTGCCTCGCTGGAAGCACAGGTCGCAGCGGTTGCCGACGACATAGCCTATGACGCCCACGACATCGACGACGGCCTGCGCGCGGGCCTGTTCCGCATCGACGATCTCAAGATCATGCCGCTGATGGCGGAGATCATCGGGACGATCGACGCGCATTATCCTGATCTGGATGACGACAGGCGCGGGGCCGAGTTGGTGCGGGAGCTGATCTCGCATTTCATCGGTGCGGTCTTTGCCGAGGCCGAGAGGAACCTTTCGGCGGTCAAGCCGCAATCGGCCCAGGACGTGCGCCAGCAGAGCCGGGCGCTGATCGGCTTTCCCGTGGCTGCCTCCGAGGAGGAGGCTGCGATCAAGGCGTTCCTGTACCAGCACATGTACCGCCACAAGCGGGTCGTGCGGGTCATGGCCGACGCCGAGCAGATCCTGTTCGACCTGTTCGCCCGTTACCAGAACTCTCCCGACCACCTCCCGCCGGAATGGCTGGCCGGCGCGGAGGACGAGAACAAGGCGGACCGGGCGCGCCGGATCGGCAATTTCATTGCCGGAATGACCGACCGTTTTGCCCTGACCGAGCATCAGCGGCTCTTTGACTTGACCCCGGATTTGCGTTAG
- a CDS encoding iron-sulfur cluster assembly accessory protein: protein MTTAVTISDRAARRIGEILSGEGSGAMLRISVEGGGCSGFQYKFDIERARGDDDLVIERDNAVVLVDSASQPFLEGSEVDFVDDLIGASFRVNNPNATASCGCGTSFSV from the coding sequence ATGACGACTGCCGTGACCATCAGCGACCGGGCCGCCCGCCGGATCGGAGAAATCCTGAGCGGCGAAGGCAGTGGTGCGATGCTGCGCATCTCAGTCGAAGGCGGCGGCTGCTCCGGCTTTCAATACAAGTTCGACATCGAGCGTGCGAGGGGTGACGACGACCTCGTGATCGAGCGCGACAATGCGGTGGTGCTGGTCGATTCCGCCTCCCAGCCGTTCCTGGAGGGTTCCGAGGTCGATTTCGTCGACGATCTGATCGGCGCCTCGTTCCGCGTCAACAACCCGAATGCCACCGCTTCCTGCGGCTGCGGTACCAGCTTCTCGGTCTAG
- a CDS encoding methyltransferase, giving the protein MLPPFAQSLQPCRHVNGKYIENQCGVHAALPDHDYSRVHSATWRSVMNQPIQSNACEPNESVTPDAILQLGFAFWGSKTLLSAVELGLFTLLADGPLTAEAVTARLSLHPRGVRDFLDALVALGQLERGENLYANAPAAAVFLDRRRPTYVGGILEMANARLYPFWGALTEGLRSGVPQNETKEGRDLFDEIYRDPAILGEFLKAMSGLSLGAANAIAGKFPWTDYKTFADIGTAQGALPVTLSRAHPHLGGIGFDLPVVRAHFEAYVAQYGLAERLSFRAGDFFADPLPAADVLIMGHILHDWGLDKKRMLIRKAYEALPFGGALIIYDSVIDDERRRNAFGLLMSLNMLIETREGFDFTGADCMAWFKEAGFVETRVEPLVGPDSMVIGIK; this is encoded by the coding sequence ATGCTGCCGCCGTTTGCCCAATCCCTGCAACCTTGCCGACATGTCAATGGAAAGTACATTGAAAATCAATGCGGCGTACATGCCGCACTTCCGGATCACGACTACTCTCGCGTCCATTCCGCCACCTGGAGATCCGTCATGAACCAGCCGATTCAGTCGAACGCCTGCGAGCCGAATGAGAGCGTAACACCTGACGCCATCCTGCAACTCGGCTTTGCGTTTTGGGGATCAAAGACGCTTCTGAGCGCGGTTGAGCTAGGGCTGTTCACACTCCTCGCCGACGGACCGCTAACCGCGGAAGCGGTGACCGCCCGATTGTCCTTGCATCCGCGCGGTGTGCGCGACTTCCTCGATGCGCTGGTCGCGCTGGGTCAGCTCGAACGCGGGGAAAATCTGTACGCAAACGCACCTGCCGCCGCCGTATTCCTCGACCGGCGCAGGCCGACCTATGTCGGCGGCATCCTGGAAATGGCGAATGCCCGGCTCTATCCGTTCTGGGGCGCGCTGACCGAAGGCTTGCGCAGCGGCGTCCCTCAAAACGAGACCAAGGAAGGCCGCGACCTGTTCGACGAGATCTATCGTGACCCAGCAATTCTTGGCGAGTTTCTCAAGGCGATGAGCGGCCTGAGCCTTGGTGCGGCGAACGCGATTGCCGGGAAGTTTCCCTGGACTGACTACAAGACCTTTGCCGACATCGGTACCGCGCAGGGCGCACTTCCTGTCACGCTTTCACGCGCGCACCCGCATCTTGGCGGGATCGGCTTCGACCTGCCGGTGGTGCGAGCGCACTTCGAGGCCTATGTGGCTCAATATGGACTAGCGGAACGGCTTTCGTTCCGCGCAGGCGACTTTTTTGCCGACCCGCTGCCGGCGGCCGACGTGCTGATCATGGGCCACATCTTGCATGATTGGGGCCTGGACAAGAAGCGGATGCTGATCCGCAAGGCCTACGAGGCGCTGCCCTTCGGTGGGGCGTTGATCATCTATGACAGCGTCATCGACGACGAGCGCCGACGGAATGCGTTCGGCCTGTTGATGAGCCTGAACATGCTGATCGAGACGCGCGAGGGATTCGATTTCACCGGCGCGGATTGCATGGCCTGGTTTAAGGAAGCGGGCTTTGTCGAAACCCGCGTCGAACCGCTGGTGGGTCCGGATTCGATGGTCATCGGCATCAAGTAA
- a CDS encoding alpha/beta fold hydrolase — MRLHFEQCVLDIERRELRRDNEFVAVQPQVFDLLVYLIENRGRVVGKDDLIKAIWNGRIVSESTLISRINSARRAVGDDGDQQRLIRTVPRKGVRFVGDVEPVERSADTAPSFRQHGFLADADLNQQVRYCRSRDGVRLAYATVGSGPPILQSAHWLSHLEYDWELPIARYRLLDLAKDYSLVRYDARGNGLSDWDAGDMSFDAWVSDMETVVDAAGLDRFPVLGISQSVPVSIAYAVRHPDRVSCLILYGGFAAGRNKRPDATAADRERMAAIRTLIRLGWGSEHPTFRQMFTSQMMPTATREQADAFNELQRLSASADCAVRYFDSTGEFDVRHLLPLVKVPTLVMHVRDDANVPIALGREIAAGIPDAQFVALPGKNHILLEQDPGIPRFSSELKSFVRQHV; from the coding sequence ATGCGCCTCCACTTCGAACAATGTGTGTTGGATATCGAGCGCCGCGAGCTCCGCCGCGACAACGAATTTGTCGCAGTGCAGCCGCAAGTGTTCGATCTGCTGGTTTACCTGATCGAGAACCGCGGGCGCGTAGTCGGCAAGGACGATCTCATCAAGGCCATCTGGAATGGTCGGATCGTCTCCGAGTCGACGCTGATCAGCCGGATCAATTCGGCACGCCGGGCCGTCGGCGACGACGGCGATCAGCAGCGGCTGATCCGCACCGTACCGCGGAAGGGCGTACGATTCGTTGGGGACGTCGAGCCAGTGGAACGGTCCGCCGATACGGCGCCGTCATTTCGGCAGCATGGCTTCCTGGCGGATGCCGATCTCAATCAGCAGGTTCGCTATTGCAGATCGCGGGACGGCGTCCGCCTTGCCTACGCAACGGTCGGCTCGGGACCGCCAATCCTGCAATCGGCACATTGGCTGAGCCATCTCGAGTACGACTGGGAGCTGCCGATTGCCCGCTACCGGCTTCTCGATCTCGCAAAAGACTACTCGCTGGTTCGTTATGACGCGCGTGGCAATGGGCTATCGGACTGGGATGCGGGCGACATGTCCTTCGACGCGTGGGTCAGCGATATGGAGACCGTCGTCGATGCCGCTGGTCTCGATCGCTTTCCGGTGCTCGGAATATCGCAAAGCGTCCCGGTCTCGATCGCCTATGCGGTAAGACATCCGGATCGGGTGTCTTGCCTGATCCTCTACGGCGGATTCGCCGCCGGCCGCAACAAGAGACCCGACGCCACCGCAGCAGACCGCGAGCGTATGGCGGCGATCAGAACCCTGATCAGACTGGGCTGGGGCTCCGAACATCCGACTTTCCGCCAGATGTTTACGTCCCAGATGATGCCGACCGCAACGCGCGAACAGGCTGACGCGTTCAATGAACTGCAGCGCCTGAGCGCGTCTGCGGACTGCGCCGTGCGCTATTTCGATAGCACAGGCGAATTTGACGTCCGCCACTTGCTGCCATTGGTCAAGGTCCCGACGCTCGTCATGCATGTTCGCGACGACGCCAACGTTCCAATTGCCCTGGGCCGTGAAATCGCCGCCGGAATTCCAGACGCACAATTTGTCGCCTTACCAGGTAAAAATCACATCCTGCTCGAACAGGACCCCGGGATCCCGAGGTTTTCGAGCGAGCTCAAGAGCTTTGTAAGGCAGCACGTATGA